In Bradyrhizobium sp. WBOS07, the genomic window TGCTTGAGCAGAGAAGCTGCGGCGCACTGGATGCCCCGGTCAAGCCGGGGCATGACACCGGAATTTGCGGAGGCGGCTGTCCGCCCCTTACCGCAGCGGCTTCTTCAGCAGCGAGAAGCGGTCCGGATCGAGCCCCATCGAGGGTTGCAGCATCGGGGCCTCGACGTTGGATAGGGTCTTGGCGGGCGGGGCCGAGAACACCGGATCGTTCGGCACGTCGCGCTGCGATGTGGCGCCGCGCCAGCGCTCGAGCACGGCGCTGACGAAATGCATGTCGTGACCGGAGGTGACCGACGGCACGCTCGAGATGGTGGCTTCGCCGCGCGGCAATTGGTGCGGCGGCACCTCCTTGAAGCGCAAGCGCGTCGGCAGCGCGACGCCCTCGCCGAAGGCCAGCACTTCACGCGTGCCGAGCGAGGGCACGAAGGACAGCAGGTTGGCGGCGGCGTCCGATACCGCGGCGCGCAGCAGCGCCTGGTCGCGGTCGTTGGCAAGACGCATCGTGAACAGCGTGTTGCACTGGGAGATGATGGTGGCGTCGAGCTCGGCCGGGCGCTGGGTGATGAGGCCGAGATAAACGCCGTATTTGCGGCCTTCCTTGGCGATGCGCGACACCGCCTTGCGGGTCGGCCCGAAACCGATGTTGCGGTCGGCGGAGGCGTAACGATGCGCTTCCTCGCACACGAACAGCAGCGGCGAGACGCCGTCGCTCCACAGGCCGAAATCGAAGGCCATGCGGCAGAGCACCGAGACGACGGAATCGATGACTTCGGCCGGGAAGCCGGCGAGCTGCATCACCGTCATCGGCTTGCCGTTGGCGGGCAGGCGGAACAGATGGCTGATGACCTCGGCCATGGTGTCGCCGCCGACATTGGCGTTGTCGAACATGAAGGCGTAGCGCGGGTCGTTGCGCACCGCCTCGATGCGCGAGATCAGCTTGTGATAGATGATGCGCGAGGAGCGGTTCTCGAGCTTGCCCATGCGCTCGTCGATCAGCGACATCAGGTCGACCAGGCGATAGGGCACCGGCGTGTCGACGGTGTAGCCGATCTGCTTGGGATCGATGCGCTTGAGGCCGATTCGGTCGGCGTTCTGGTACTGGGTGTAGACGCCCTTGGCGAGCGGGATCACCTCGGCGAGGATGTCGAGCTCCTCGGGCACGCCTGCGCGGCCACCGAACAGCACGTCGACGATTTCCTCGAAGTTGAACAGCCAGAACGGCAGCTTCAGGTTTCGCGGGTTGAGCACCAGCGCGCGGTCGCCGAAGCAGCGGCCATATTCGTTGTGCACGTCGAGCAGGAAGATACGCAGGTTCGGGCGCGCCTTCAGGATCTCGTTGAGCAGCAGCGACACGCCGGTGGATTTGCCGACGCCGGTCGATCCCA contains:
- a CDS encoding ATP-binding protein; translated protein: MTSFGRVISVRGSLARVGLLAESQMPISEVRATVGRFVSIRSASSVIVAMITEVSCENLSSSDNYIAVASVDLLGEILNASDKPKFQRGVTNYPTIGDAVDLITSQELRTIYAPTGSDQINVGFLQQDRSVVAYVDVEEMLSKHFAVLGSTGVGKSTGVSLLLNEILKARPNLRIFLLDVHNEYGRCFGDRALVLNPRNLKLPFWLFNFEEIVDVLFGGRAGVPEELDILAEVIPLAKGVYTQYQNADRIGLKRIDPKQIGYTVDTPVPYRLVDLMSLIDERMGKLENRSSRIIYHKLISRIEAVRNDPRYAFMFDNANVGGDTMAEVISHLFRLPANGKPMTVMQLAGFPAEVIDSVVSVLCRMAFDFGLWSDGVSPLLFVCEEAHRYASADRNIGFGPTRKAVSRIAKEGRKYGVYLGLITQRPAELDATIISQCNTLFTMRLANDRDQALLRAAVSDAAANLLSFVPSLGTREVLAFGEGVALPTRLRFKEVPPHQLPRGEATISSVPSVTSGHDMHFVSAVLERWRGATSQRDVPNDPVFSAPPAKTLSNVEAPMLQPSMGLDPDRFSLLKKPLR